The Candidatus Palauibacter scopulicola genomic sequence GCGCGATCCCGGCCTTGACCTCGTCGAGCCGCGCCATGCGTTCCGCCGAGCCGATGACGAGGACGACGAGCGGCCGCCCCTCCCAACTCTCCGCGTATCGGATGAGGTGCGTCCGCTCCGGCGCCGCCGCGGCGAGCGCCTCGATGTAGCGGATTACGTCGGCCGGCGGCGTGACGACGTCGCGGAAGCCGTGCCCCGCCACCTCTTCGAGCGTCGGGATGTCGGGGTCGTAGCGCGTTCCGGGCGCGAGTTCCTGCGCCTGGGCGGGCGCCTGCATCAGCGCGGCGAGCGCGAGCGTGGATAGCACGGGGCACATCTCCGGGTTCGGGGAACGGAGCGGATGTCGACTCACTATCGCACGATCATCACGGGGGTGCACGATGCGTTGCACGCTGGGGCGGCTATGGCGCATCCTCAAGCCCATCCGATCCTGGCGGCCGATGCCGAACCCGGGCCGCCAGACCCCGCCGCACACGGTCCGGCCGGAGGAGACCCAATGAGCGAACCCGTCGCGCGTTCCCGCTCCAGCTTCTGGAGGAGCTTCGGCCCCGGTCTCATCTGGGCCGCGACCTCCATCGGCGTCTCCCACCTCGTGCAGTCCACCCGCGCGGGGGGGGAGGCCGGGTTCGCCTTCGTCGGCGTGATCGTCTTCGCGCTCGTTCTCAAGTATCCCTTCTTCGAGTACGGGGCACGCTACGCCGCGGCCACCCGGCGGAGCCTGGTCGAGGGCTACCGCGACATCGGCACCTGGGCGCTGTGGCTCTTTCTCGCCATCACCCTCGTGACCGCGATCATCTCGCTGGCCGCGCTCGCGATGTTCATGGCCTTCCTCACGCGCTACGCCTTCGGCGCCGAGTGGCCGCTGGCGGCGACCGGGGCCGTGCTGATGGGCGCCTGCGTGGGGGTGCTCGCCGTGGGGCGCTTCCGCGGCCTCGACATCACGATCAAGATCCTGCTCGCGATGCTCGTCGTCTCGACCGTGGCAACCGCGCTCGTGGCCGCGCCGCGCGCCGACCTCTCGACGCTGGCGCTGTGGCCGGGCGACGTCGTCGGCACCGTCGTCCCCTTCGCCTTCCTCCTCGCCCTCATCGGGTGGATGCCCTCGCCCGTCGACGTGGCGGTGTGGAGCAGCCTGTGGACGCTCGCCAAGGACAAGACGACGGGCGCGCGGACCTCGGTCGCCGACGCGAAACGCGACTTCCTCGTGGGCTTCGTCGGCACCGGCATCCTCGCCCTCATCTTCGTGTCGGTGGGGGCCACCGTCCTCTACCAGGCGGACGTCGCCCTCAGCGACGCCGGGGCCGTGTTCTCCACGCAACTCGTCGACATGTACAGCACGACGCTGGGTTCGTGGTCCCGTCCCATCGTCCTCGTGGCGGCGATGGCGACGATCTTCTCGAGCCTCCTCGCCGTGACGGACGGCTTCCCCCGGGCGATCGAGCGCACGCTGGCGAACCTGCGGGGGCACGTGGCGGCGGACACCGTAACCCGCGTGGGACGCGTCTACTGGGGGAGCATGATCGCGCTCCCCGTCGTCGCCTTCTTCATCCTCCTCGGCTTCTCCGGCAGCCTCACCGCGATGGTAGATTTCGCGACGACGGTGGCGTTCCTCACCGCGCCCATCCTCGGCTACTTCAACCTCCGCGCCGTGACGTCGGAGGCGGTGCCGCCGGAGCACCGGCCGGGCCGCGGCATGGTGATGCTGAGCTGGGTGGGACTCGTCCTCCTCGGCGGGACCGGCCTCGCCTACCTCGTGTCGCTCGTGCGATGAGCGCCCACCCGGCCATGGACGGAGCGGGAGCGGGGGCGGGGGCGCCGCGGGGCATGGTGGTGGGGCGCGTCGTGAGCCTGTACCGCTATCCCGTGAAATCGATGGGGGGAGAGCGCCTCGAGGCGGCCCGAATCACGACGCGGGGGATGGAGGGGGACCGGGCCGGAGCGCTGGTGGACCGCGAGACCGGGCGCGTGGTGAGCGCGAAGCGGCCGCGGCTGTGGGGGGCCGTCTACGGCCTTTCGGCGAGCTTCGAGCGGGAGAACGGGGGGGAGACCGGGGCCGCGTCGATCCGCGTGCGGTTCGAGGACGGGACGACGCTGTCGACGCTGTCGAGCGCGGGGCGGGGGCGGCTGGAGGCCCGCCTGAGCGCGCTCCTGGGCCGGGAGGTCGCGTTCGCGACGGAGGCGGTCGGGACGCCGACGTGCGAGTACCACTGGCCGGACATGGAGGGACTCGTCCAGGACGGCCGGACGTACCGCGACGAGATCACCGAGTGGGAACTGCCGCCCGGGACGTTTTTCGACAGTTCCGGCCTCCACGCCCTGACGACGGCGAGCCTCGACCACCTGCGGGGGCTCGTCCCGGGGAGCGATTTCGATGTCGGCCGCTTCCGGCCCAACCTCGTGATCGAGCCCGTGGCGGGGGCGGAGGGGTTCGTCGAGAACGACTGGGTGGGCGGCACGCTCGAGGTCGGCGGGGCGCGCCTGCGGGTGACGAAGCCGTGCATGCGCTGCGTCATGGTCACCCTCCCGCTGGGAGACCTCCCGAAGGACCCGCGGGTGCTGCGCGCCGCCTTCGACCACAACGAGGGAAACGTCGGCGTGAAGTGCGAGGTGGCCGCGCCCGGCGCCATTCGGGTCGGCGACGAGGTCCGCCTCGGCTAGCTGAGCCGCTGGCGGGGGCGCGAGTCTCGCCTCCGGAGAAGGGAGTCGCCGCTGGAGCACTTCGGGGTCGTAAGCCTGATCCCCACCGCCGTCGTACTGGCCGTCGCCGTGGCGACCCGGCGCCCCGTGGAATCCCTCATCATCGGGGCGCTCGTCGGGTTCGCGATCCTGGCGCCCCGGGACCCGCTCACCGCCTTCACCGACGGCATGGTCGCGGTCATGCAGAACGAGACCGTGGGCTGGATCATCCTCGTCTGCGCCCTCTTCGGCAGCCTCATCACGCTGCTCGTGCGGGTGGGCGCCGCGGCCCGCTTCGGCGACGCGGCATCGGCCCGCATCCGGACCCGCGGCGGCTCGCTGGCCGCCACATGGCTCCTCGGACTCGCCGTCTTCATCGACGACTACCTGAACGTCCTCGCGGTCAGCTCCTCCGTGAAGCGGTTCACCGACCGCCACCGCGTGTCGCGCGAGATGCTCGCCTACGTCGTGGACTCCACCGCCGCGCCCGTGTGCATCCTCGTGCCGATCTCGACCTGGGCCGCCTACTTCTCCGGCCTGCTCGAGGAGACGGGATGGGCCGCGTCCGGCCGCGGCCTCTCGCTCTACATCGATGCGATCCCGTTCATGCTCTACGCGTGGATCGCGGTGGCGCTGGCGCTCCTCGTCGGCACCGGCCTCGTCCCCGCCGTCGGCCCCATGCGGAAGGCGGAGCGGCGCGCCCGCGAGACGGGGCAGGTCGTTCCTCCGGGCCTCAACGAGGCGAAGATCGAAGGCGAAACCGACCCGCGCGCCGCCGAGCGCGCCCGCCCGTGGCACTTCATCGTGCCGGTCGTCACCCTCGTGGCCGCCACCTGGTGGCTCGACCTCGACATCCTCAAGGGCGTCGTCGTGGCGCTCGGCCTCACCCTCGCCATCGTCGTGGGCACGAGACTCCTCCCCGTGCGCGCCGCGCTCGACACCAGCATGGCCGGCGTGCTCACGATGATCGTCCCGCTGGCGACCGTGTTCGGCGGCTTCCTCCTCAAGGAGGTGAACGACGGCCTCGGCCTCACCGCCTACCTCATCGAGACCGTCGAACCGCTGATGACACCGGGACTGCTCCCCGCCGTCACCTTCCTCACGATGTCCCTCGTCGCCTTCGCCACCGCGTCCTTCTGGGGCATCTTCGCGGTGGCCGTCCCCATCGTGCTCCCGCTCGCGGACTCCGTAGGGGCGGACATGCCCCTCGTGATCGGAGCCCTCATCTCCGCCAGCGCCTTCGGCAGCCACACCTGCTTCTACGGCGACTCCACCGTCCTCGCCGCCCGAGGCAGCGGCTGCGGCGTCGTCGAGCACGCCCTGACCCAACTCCCCTACGCCCTCCTCGCCGCCGGACTGGCGGCCACAGGCTTCC encodes the following:
- a CDS encoding MOSC domain-containing protein; translation: MSAHPAMDGAGAGAGAPRGMVVGRVVSLYRYPVKSMGGERLEAARITTRGMEGDRAGALVDRETGRVVSAKRPRLWGAVYGLSASFERENGGETGAASIRVRFEDGTTLSTLSSAGRGRLEARLSALLGREVAFATEAVGTPTCEYHWPDMEGLVQDGRTYRDEITEWELPPGTFFDSSGLHALTTASLDHLRGLVPGSDFDVGRFRPNLVIEPVAGAEGFVENDWVGGTLEVGGARLRVTKPCMRCVMVTLPLGDLPKDPRVLRAAFDHNEGNVGVKCEVAAPGAIRVGDEVRLG
- a CDS encoding Na+/H+ antiporter NhaC family protein, with amino-acid sequence MESLIIGALVGFAILAPRDPLTAFTDGMVAVMQNETVGWIILVCALFGSLITLLVRVGAAARFGDAASARIRTRGGSLAATWLLGLAVFIDDYLNVLAVSSSVKRFTDRHRVSREMLAYVVDSTAAPVCILVPISTWAAYFSGLLEETGWAASGRGLSLYIDAIPFMLYAWIAVALALLVGTGLVPAVGPMRKAERRARETGQVVPPGLNEAKIEGETDPRAAERARPWHFIVPVVTLVAATWWLDLDILKGVVVALGLTLAIVVGTRLLPVRAALDTSMAGVLTMIVPLATVFGGFLLKEVNDGLGLTAYLIETVEPLMTPGLLPAVTFLTMSLVAFATASFWGIFAVAVPIVLPLADSVGADMPLVIGALISASAFGSHTCFYGDSTVLAARGSGCGVVEHALTQLPYALLAAGLAATGFLLLA